A genomic region of Candidatus Pseudomonas phytovorans contains the following coding sequences:
- a CDS encoding heme lyase CcmF/NrfE family subunit: MNAALVIPELGQLAMILAICFAVVQASVPLLGAWRGDSLWMSLARPAAWGQFAFLAFAFACLTHAFMTDNFSVAYVASNSNSALPWYYKFSAVWGAHEGSLLLWALILGGWTFAVSVFSRQLPQVMLARVLAVMGMISVGFLSFLIITSNPFQRLLPQVPTDGRDLNPLLQDFGLIVHPPMLYMGYVGFSVAFAFAIAALLGGRLDAAWARWSRPWTIVAWAFLGVGITLGSWWAYYELGWGGWWFWDPVENASFMPWLVGTALIHSLAVTEKRGVFKSWTVLLAIAAFSLSLLGTFLVRSGVLTSVHAFAADPSRGIFILFFLLFVVGGSLTLFALRAPVVKSQVGFALWSRETLLLANNLVLVVAASMILLGTLYPLVLDALTGAKLSVGPPYFDALFLPLMALLMVVMSFGVVVRWKDTPGKWLVSMMTPVLIGSAILAPVAGFIVDDFDWPTLTAFALAAWVVLGGLRDILDKTRHKGLLRGLPGLGRSYWGMQLAHLGLAVCALGVVLSSNNSAERDLRMAPGESVELGGYHFLFQGAKHFEGPNFISDKGTVVVSRDGREVTTLHPEKRLYTVQQSMMTEAGIDAGFTRDLYVALGEPLENGAWAVRVHIKPYVRWIWLGGLLTGLGGLLAALDRRYRVKVKTRVRDALGVSGAAA; this comes from the coding sequence ATGAACGCAGCACTGGTAATCCCTGAACTGGGCCAGTTGGCAATGATCCTGGCCATCTGCTTTGCCGTCGTGCAGGCCAGTGTGCCGCTGCTTGGCGCCTGGCGTGGCGACAGCCTGTGGATGAGCCTGGCGCGGCCGGCGGCGTGGGGGCAGTTCGCCTTCCTGGCGTTCGCCTTTGCCTGCCTGACCCATGCCTTCATGACCGACAACTTCTCGGTCGCTTATGTGGCCAGCAACTCCAACAGCGCATTGCCCTGGTACTACAAGTTCAGTGCCGTGTGGGGCGCCCACGAGGGCTCGTTGTTGCTTTGGGCGCTGATCCTCGGCGGCTGGACCTTTGCCGTGTCGGTGTTCTCGCGCCAGTTGCCGCAAGTGATGCTGGCCCGCGTGCTGGCGGTGATGGGCATGATCAGCGTGGGCTTTTTGAGCTTCCTGATCATTACCTCCAACCCGTTCCAGCGCCTGCTGCCGCAGGTGCCGACCGACGGGCGCGACCTCAACCCGTTGCTGCAGGACTTTGGCCTGATCGTGCACCCGCCGATGCTGTACATGGGCTACGTGGGATTCTCGGTGGCCTTCGCCTTCGCCATCGCGGCCTTGCTTGGCGGTCGCCTGGACGCCGCCTGGGCGCGCTGGTCGCGGCCGTGGACCATTGTTGCCTGGGCCTTCCTTGGCGTGGGCATCACCCTGGGTTCGTGGTGGGCCTACTATGAGCTGGGCTGGGGCGGCTGGTGGTTCTGGGACCCGGTGGAAAACGCCTCGTTCATGCCTTGGTTGGTGGGTACGGCGTTGATCCACTCGCTGGCGGTGACCGAAAAGCGTGGGGTGTTCAAGAGCTGGACCGTGCTGCTGGCAATTGCCGCGTTCTCGTTGAGCCTGCTGGGTACTTTCCTGGTACGTTCCGGCGTGTTGACCTCGGTGCATGCGTTTGCCGCCGACCCGTCGCGGGGCATTTTCATCCTGTTCTTCCTGTTGTTCGTGGTCGGTGGTTCGCTCACCCTGTTCGCCCTGCGCGCACCGGTGGTCAAGAGCCAGGTCGGCTTCGCCCTGTGGTCGCGCGAAACGCTGCTGCTGGCCAACAACCTCGTGCTGGTGGTGGCGGCCTCGATGATTCTGCTCGGCACCCTGTACCCGCTGGTGCTTGACGCACTGACCGGGGCCAAGTTGTCGGTCGGCCCGCCGTACTTCGACGCGTTGTTCCTGCCGCTGATGGCGCTGCTGATGGTGGTAATGAGCTTTGGCGTGGTAGTGCGCTGGAAGGACACTCCAGGCAAATGGCTGGTCAGCATGATGACCCCGGTACTGATCGGCAGCGCCATCCTTGCCCCGGTTGCCGGCTTCATTGTCGACGACTTCGACTGGCCGACCCTCACCGCCTTCGCCCTGGCTGCCTGGGTGGTACTTGGCGGGTTGCGCGACATCCTCGACAAAACCCGTCACAAGGGCCTGCTGAGGGGCCTGCCGGGCCTTGGCCGCAGCTATTGGGGCATGCAGCTGGCCCACCTGGGCCTGGCGGTGTGCGCGCTGGGCGTGGTGCTGTCGAGCAACAACAGCGCCGAGCGCGACCTGCGCATGGCCCCGGGCGAAAGCGTTGAGCTGGGGGGATATCACTTCCTGTTCCAGGGCGCCAAGCACTTTGAAGGGCCGAACTTCATCTCCGACAAGGGTACCGTCGTGGTCAGCCGCGATGGGCGTGAAGTGACTACCTTGCACCCTGAAAAGCGCCTGTACACCGTGCAGCAGTCGATGATGACCGAAGCCGGCATCGACGCCGGCTTTACCCGCGACCTGTACGTCGCCCTTGGCGAGCCGCTGGAGAACGGCGCCTGGGCGGTGCGTGTGCATATCAAACCTTACGTCCGCTGGATCTGGCTGGGGGGGCTGCTGACCGGCCTTGGCGGCTTGCTGGCGGCGCTGGACCGGCGCTACCGCGTCAAGGTCAAGACCCGGGTGCGTGATGCCTTGGGCGTGTCTGGAGCAGCTGCATGA
- a CDS encoding DsbE family thiol:disulfide interchange protein, with amino-acid sequence MKRWIMVVPLAVFLLVAVFLYKGLFLKPDELPSAMIGKPFPAFSLASTQGDRTLTQADLHGRPALVNVWATWCPSCKVEHPYLNQLAQQGVVIHGVNYKDDNAAAQKWLADFHNPYQLDIRDEQGNLGLDLGVYGAPETFLIDAKGIIRYKHVGIVDATVWREQLAPLYQGLVDEAKP; translated from the coding sequence ATGAAGCGTTGGATCATGGTAGTCCCCCTGGCAGTGTTCCTGCTGGTGGCGGTGTTCCTCTACAAAGGGCTGTTCCTCAAGCCTGACGAGCTGCCCTCGGCAATGATTGGCAAGCCGTTCCCGGCGTTTTCCCTGGCCTCGACCCAGGGCGACCGCACCCTGACCCAGGCCGATTTGCACGGCCGCCCGGCGTTGGTCAACGTATGGGCCACCTGGTGCCCCTCGTGCAAGGTCGAACACCCGTACCTGAACCAGCTGGCCCAGCAAGGGGTGGTGATACACGGGGTCAACTACAAGGACGACAACGCTGCAGCGCAGAAGTGGCTGGCCGACTTCCACAACCCCTACCAGCTGGACATCCGTGACGAGCAGGGCAACCTGGGCCTGGACCTTGGGGTGTACGGCGCGCCGGAAACTTTCCTGATCGATGCCAAGGGCATCATCCGCTACAAGCACGTGGGCATTGTCGATGCCACCGTCTGGCGTGAGCAGCTGGCGCCGCTGTACCAGGGCCTGGTCGATGAGGCCAAGCCATGA
- a CDS encoding cytochrome c-type biogenesis protein CcmH has protein sequence MKRWLAAAVLGMSLAGVAKAAIDTYQFRDDAERERYQQLTKELRCPKCQNQDIADSNAPIAADLRREIFRMLGEGKNNEQIVDFMVDRYGDFVRYKPALSGRTWLLWFGPGILLAGGFVVLAVIVRRRRGTAVQGANELSAEERERLAKLLEKEQNHD, from the coding sequence ATGAAGCGCTGGCTGGCAGCTGCCGTCCTGGGCATGAGCCTGGCCGGTGTGGCCAAGGCGGCCATCGATACTTACCAGTTCCGCGATGACGCCGAGCGCGAGCGCTACCAGCAGTTGACCAAGGAGCTGCGCTGCCCCAAGTGCCAGAACCAGGACATCGCCGACTCCAACGCGCCGATTGCCGCCGACCTGCGTCGGGAAATCTTCCGCATGCTGGGTGAGGGCAAGAACAACGAGCAGATCGTCGATTTCATGGTCGACCGCTATGGCGACTTTGTGCGCTACAAACCAGCGCTCAGCGGGCGCACCTGGCTGTTGTGGTTCGGCCCGGGGATTCTGCTGGCCGGTGGTTTCGTGGTGTTGGCGGTGATTGTGCGCCGGCGCCGTGGCACGGCCGTACAAGGCGCCAACGAGTTGTCTGCCGAAGAACGCGAGCGTCTCGCCAAACTGCTGGAAAAAGAACAGAACCATGATTGA
- the ccmI gene encoding c-type cytochrome biogenesis protein CcmI, with product MIEFWLSAGLLLLAALSFLLIPILRGRRRQQEEDRTALNVALYQERVAELAAQQAAGVLDEAQLTKGRDEAARELLADTEGADAPREGHLGKALPLLAAVLVPLMGLGLYLHFGAADKVQLTQEFAEAPKSMEEMTARLERVVQAQPESAEAMYFLGRAYMAEQRPTDAARTFERAVALAGRQPELLGQWAQALYFAADKQWSPQVQGLTDEALKADPNEVTSLGLRGIAAFEGERYQEAIDYWKRLLAQLPEGDASRAALQGGIDRAAERLGGAPAQSGETAPVAARLKVRVELAAALQDKVKPEDTVFIFARASNGPPMPLAAKRVTVAQLPIEVELSDADAMMPQMKLSQFAEVQLVARVSRAGQPTHGEWIGQGAPLPSATQATQRLTIDSPDQ from the coding sequence ATGATTGAATTCTGGCTTAGCGCGGGCCTTCTGTTGCTCGCCGCCCTCAGCTTTTTGCTGATCCCGATCCTGCGTGGCCGTCGTCGCCAGCAGGAAGAAGACCGCACCGCCCTGAACGTGGCCCTGTACCAGGAGCGCGTTGCCGAACTGGCTGCCCAGCAGGCTGCCGGTGTGCTCGATGAGGCGCAGTTGACCAAAGGCCGTGACGAAGCTGCCCGCGAGCTGCTGGCCGATACCGAAGGCGCTGACGCCCCGCGCGAGGGCCATCTGGGCAAGGCCTTGCCGCTGTTGGCGGCGGTGCTGGTGCCGCTGATGGGGCTGGGGCTTTACCTGCATTTTGGTGCAGCCGACAAGGTGCAGCTGACCCAGGAGTTTGCCGAGGCGCCCAAGTCGATGGAAGAAATGACCGCGCGCCTCGAGCGTGTGGTCCAGGCCCAGCCTGAGTCGGCTGAGGCCATGTATTTCCTGGGCCGTGCCTACATGGCCGAACAGCGCCCGACCGATGCTGCGCGCACCTTCGAGCGTGCCGTAGCCTTGGCCGGTCGCCAGCCAGAGCTGTTGGGGCAGTGGGCGCAAGCCTTGTATTTTGCCGCTGACAAGCAGTGGAGCCCGCAGGTGCAGGGCCTGACTGACGAAGCGCTGAAGGCAGACCCCAATGAAGTCACAAGCCTGGGCCTGCGCGGTATCGCTGCCTTTGAGGGTGAGCGTTACCAGGAGGCCATCGATTACTGGAAGCGCCTGCTGGCGCAGTTGCCGGAAGGCGATGCTTCGCGTGCGGCCCTGCAAGGTGGTATCGATCGAGCTGCCGAGCGCCTGGGTGGCGCGCCAGCGCAGTCTGGCGAGACTGCGCCGGTGGCGGCGCGCCTGAAAGTGCGGGTGGAACTGGCGGCGGCGTTGCAGGACAAGGTCAAACCGGAGGATACGGTGTTCATCTTCGCGCGGGCCAGCAATGGCCCGCCCATGCCGTTGGCGGCCAAGCGGGTGACGGTGGCGCAGTTGCCGATCGAGGTGGAGTTGTCCGATGCTGACGCAATGATGCCGCAGATGAAACTGTCGCAATTTGCCGAAGTCCAACTGGTTGCACGTGTATCGCGCGCTGGCCAGCCTACCCACGGCGAATGGATTGGCCAGGGTGCGCCACTGCCCAGCGCCACCCAGGCTACCCAGCGCCTGACCATCGACAGCCCCGACCAGTAA